The sequence tcaatatttgaaatttcatcattcatggcagcatattcaagtttcaagtttcaactctaaaatgtataatactataatggcagcataagtatataaatgttcacaaaattacatataatgatatgtccaagtccaactgcaaatgtgaaaaacagcaatgtgaatgaacaaaccaaagagaagactacatcttcctctttgtatttttcctaatatagctcaatttttcaggccttgagctagaagtagtagcagtgggtgttgtggtatctaaatggtgagatgattcttcttcaaagtcatagtcctcatcatcatcctcatcttcgtcctcatcttcatccaatcttgctccttctgcatcttgtgctgctcctctctctatttctgcaatttcttcttcggtaaggaggacatcatcaccatcattttgtttattcatggtccaatcaccatatggatcaatttcatccaagtcaatggcctcatgtgaaacaccctccacctgtctaactcgaaggcgaaggttgtaccgaacaaatactagatcattgagccgcttttgtgacaatctatttctcttctttgtgtgaatgctttcaaagacactccaatttcgttcacacccagaagcactgcatggctgagacaaaacacggatagctatcttttgaagattaggcgtgccggcaccataattctcccaccataaatctacaaaaaacatttagaaatattagaattgagaaaaaaatgtaacaatcaagtttgtaggttttttcttgcactattgaactaagttactaaatgttttacctggttgttgttttcctctcctatcaattgctagttgtgatgagaagagtctcccctctgcacttttgtagatcttgaacaatggaatgaacatttccaaattcagaaatagatactagatagtcaaagtgtcaaactcaaattcaataatgaacatttccgaattcataaataaagatagagcaattgcaaatgtcaaatctcacctccaactcatcaagaaccttgtctctcaactcaggatcaggtgtcatcttatcaatgcatgtaataacacctgccatgacctcctcatcagccctaaatgaatcagagaagtagaatttcgggttcaaaaagtaggcgaaggcatgtatcggttggtggagttggtttgtccacctacgatcaatgatgcgccaaaagatttcacattttcttgcatttccaggatagtaatgtgaaatggcctctttggccctatccatggcctcataaatgaaacccattggcatgccctctccatccaccatacgaagaaccctcaccaaaggttctgtcacctaaaaaaattaaaacaaattttaaattagtacaaaatcaacccctaaaaaataaaatcagcaaatagacaagattgtataaactttacttttgtgtttgttacttaccgcagtcaactcctctccacttttattgaacccttcatcaaaaacaatggtcacaatcttctctgcttcaggtcttttggagtatgcagaccccaaccaagcatctgacacaaacatttgcttaagatgaggaatggcactaagaatgctctgcaaagtgatgaagtggctagcaaatcgtgtcactccaggtcgcacaaggtccttgccatttgtgtg is a genomic window of Cryptomeria japonica chromosome 7, Sugi_1.0, whole genome shotgun sequence containing:
- the LOC131857128 gene encoding uncharacterized protein LOC131857128, with the translated sequence MRKHTNGKDLVRPGVTRFASHFITLQSILSAIPHLKQMFVSDAWLGSAYSKRPEAEKIVTIVFDEGFNKSGEELTAVTEPLVRVLRMVDGEGMPMGFIYEAMDRAKEAISHYYPGNARKCEIFWRIIDRRWTNQLHQPIHAFAYFLNPKFYFSDSFRADEEVMAGVITCIDKMTPDPELRDKVLDELEIYKSAEGRLFSSQLAIDRRGKQQPDLWWENYGAGTPNLQKIAIRVLSQPCSASGCERNWSVFESIHTKKRNRLSQKRLNDLVFVRYNLRLRVRQVEGVSHEAIDLDEIDPYGDWTMNKQNDGDDVLLTEEEIAEIERGAAQDAEGARLDEDEDEDEDDDEDYDFEEESSHHLDTTTPTATTSSSRPEKLSYIRKNTKRKM